From Aquila chrysaetos chrysaetos chromosome 3, bAquChr1.4, whole genome shotgun sequence, the proteins below share one genomic window:
- the LOC115339145 gene encoding sodium-dependent lysophosphatidylcholine symporter 1-B-like isoform X4: protein MSAVMLPSGNEDAELHRLTQEGALPQRRVVCRKEKPGLPLCRKVCYAVGGIPYQMTGNALGFFLQIFLLDVVQLEPFHVSLIIFLGRAWDAVTDPAVGFLVSKSPRRKYGKLVPWIACSMPFGVLCYCMMWSTLSDATPTSLKFLWYLLMYSFFQTCMTCHHVPYSSLTMFLGGTQRDRDSATAYRMGMEVFSTLLGSGIQGQIVGSYHARMMNSCYVPNETLPNASTYSLTDSLENIRRAYVFASLVLGSIYCLSCLILIFGVREEPGPLSPLGKVELPFASCLRMIVGHKPYTHLLCGFLFASLAFQITQGIFAFFCTHAAGLAGKFQHLVLIMLVTASLSIPFWQWFLGRFGKKTAASLGLALIIPALVAITQVMHNFLAFVFLVIVAGCSMAVLYLLPWSMLPDTVDDFMLRNPSCLNLEALFYSFYVFFNKFAGGLAVGVSTLSLHFAGYHAGDCTYNHSVILALQLLMAPVPISLLLIAIIIFLLHPIDEERRKQMRMEMEAMGHQVQCGSRE, encoded by the exons ATGTCTGCAGTCATGCTTCCAAGCGGTAACGAAGATGCTGAGCTGCACAGGCTAACCCAAGAAGGAGCTCTCCCACAGAGGAGAGTAGTCTGCAGAAAG GAGAAGCCAGGACTGCCACTCTGCAGAAAGGTTTGCTATGCTGTTGGGGGCATTCCCTACCAGATGACAGGCAACGCCCTTGGGTTTTTCCTCCAAATCTTCCTATTGGATGTTGTGCAG CTGGAGCCATTCCATGTCTCTTTGATCATTTTCCTTGGAAGAGCCTGGGATGCAGTTACTGACCCTGCTGTTGGCTTCCTGGTCAGCAAGAGCCCAAGGAGAAAATATGGCAAGCTGGTCCCATG gaTCGCATGCTCCATGCCATTTGGGGTGCTCTGCTACTGCATGATGTGGTCCACTCTCTCAGATgccacccccacctccctgaAATTCCTGTGGTACCTGTTGATGTACAGCTTCTTCCAGACTTGCATGACT TGCCACCACGTGCCGTACTCTTCCCTGACAATGTTCCTGGGAGGAACACAAAGAGACCGTGACTCGGCCACTGCCTACA GAATGGGGATGGAGGTGTTCAGCACGCTTCTTGGGTCAGGAATCCAGGGGCAGATTGTGGGCAGCTACCATGCCCGCATGATGAACAGCTGTTACGTGCCGAACGAGACCCTGCCCAACGCCAGCACCTACAGCCTCACGGACTCGCTGGAGAACATT CGTAGGGCCTACGTATTTGCATCCCTGGTCCTGGGATCAATCTATTGCCTGTCCTGTCTGATTCTCATCTTTGGAGTCAGGGAAGAGCCTG GGCCCCTCAGCCCCCTGGGGAAGGTTGAGCTGCCCTTTGCCAGCTGCCTGAGGATGATCGTGGGACACAAGCCCTACACCCACCTGCTGTGTGGCTTCCTCTTTGCGTCCCTGGCCTTCCAG ATCACACAGGGGATCTTTGCCTTCTTCTGTACTCATGCCGCAGGACTGGCCGGGAAGTTCCAGCATTTAGTGCTTATCATGTTG GTCACAGCTTCCCTCTCTATTCCCTTTTGGCAGTGGTTTTTGGGgagatttggaaagaaaacagcagcgTCGCTGGGCCTGGCG CTGATCATCCCAGCCCTGGTAGCCATCACCCAGGTGATGCACAACTTCCTCGCCTTCGTCTTCCTGGTGATCGTGGCAGGCTGCAGCATGGCTGTGCTCTACCTTTTACCGTG GTCCATGCTGCCAGATACGGTGGACGACTTCATGCTGAGGAACCCCAGCTGCCTCAACCTGGAGGCTCTCTTCTACTCGTTTTACGTCTTCTTCAACAAGTTTGCAGGTGGCCTTGCCGTGGGGGTATCGACGCTGAGTTTACA TTTTGCAGGTTACCATGCTGGAGACTGTACCTACAACCACTCCGTCATCCTCGCTCTGCAGCTTCTTATGGCCCCGGTCCCAATAAGCCTGCTGCTCATTGCCATAatcatcttcctcctccatcccattgatgaggagaggaggaagcagatGAGGATGGAGATGGAGGCAATGGG ACATCAGGTACAGTGCGGCAG
- the LOC115339145 gene encoding sodium-dependent lysophosphatidylcholine symporter 1-B-like isoform X3: MSAVMLPSGNEDAELHRLTQEGALPQRRVVCRKEKPGLPLCRKVCYAVGGIPYQMTGNALGFFLQIFLLDVVQLEPFHVSLIIFLGRAWDAVTDPAVGFLVSKSPRRKYGKLVPWIACSMPFGVLCYCMMWSTLSDATPTSLKFLWYLLMYSFFQTCMTCHHVPYSSLTMFLGGTQRDRDSATAYRMGMEVFSTLLGSGIQGQIVGSYHARMMNSCYVPNETLPNASTYSLTDSLENIRRAYVFASLVLGSIYCLSCLILIFGVREEPGKVHFDAVWRVPSGSGWRGWGCRGRCEAEGAGHLCGGWFSGCGAQKHNTYLDTETLLSLCWQHPAAAEERGDALEEGRLQLAWEILWGAVGLGRGPQLTASHGAGLANTQPAELRGPARARSAKRQNPAWPLSPLGKVELPFASCLRMIVGHKPYTHLLCGFLFASLAFQVRDLPWQEEILGDEMSGQVIQTGNLGPPARNVSMLLSQITQGIFAFFCTHAAGLAGKFQHLVLIMLVTASLSIPFWQWFLGRFGKKTAASLGLALIIPALVAITQVMHNFLAFVFLVIVAGCSMAVLYLLPWSMLPDTVDDFMLRNPSCLNLEALFYSFYVFFNKFAGGLAVGVSTLSLQHQVQCGSRE; the protein is encoded by the exons ATGTCTGCAGTCATGCTTCCAAGCGGTAACGAAGATGCTGAGCTGCACAGGCTAACCCAAGAAGGAGCTCTCCCACAGAGGAGAGTAGTCTGCAGAAAG GAGAAGCCAGGACTGCCACTCTGCAGAAAGGTTTGCTATGCTGTTGGGGGCATTCCCTACCAGATGACAGGCAACGCCCTTGGGTTTTTCCTCCAAATCTTCCTATTGGATGTTGTGCAG CTGGAGCCATTCCATGTCTCTTTGATCATTTTCCTTGGAAGAGCCTGGGATGCAGTTACTGACCCTGCTGTTGGCTTCCTGGTCAGCAAGAGCCCAAGGAGAAAATATGGCAAGCTGGTCCCATG gaTCGCATGCTCCATGCCATTTGGGGTGCTCTGCTACTGCATGATGTGGTCCACTCTCTCAGATgccacccccacctccctgaAATTCCTGTGGTACCTGTTGATGTACAGCTTCTTCCAGACTTGCATGACT TGCCACCACGTGCCGTACTCTTCCCTGACAATGTTCCTGGGAGGAACACAAAGAGACCGTGACTCGGCCACTGCCTACA GAATGGGGATGGAGGTGTTCAGCACGCTTCTTGGGTCAGGAATCCAGGGGCAGATTGTGGGCAGCTACCATGCCCGCATGATGAACAGCTGTTACGTGCCGAACGAGACCCTGCCCAACGCCAGCACCTACAGCCTCACGGACTCGCTGGAGAACATT CGTAGGGCCTACGTATTTGCATCCCTGGTCCTGGGATCAATCTATTGCCTGTCCTGTCTGATTCTCATCTTTGGAGTCAGGGAAGAGCCTGGTAAGGTCCATTTCGATGCAGTTTGGAGGGTTCCCAGTGGCAGCGGATGGCGAGGATGGGGTTGCAGAGGAAGGTGTgaggcagagggagctgggcaCCTATGTGGGGGATGGTTCTCTGGGTGCGGAGCTCAGAAACACAACACGTACTTGGATACTGAGACCCTCCTCAGTTTGTGCTGGCAGCATCCCGCTGCcgcagaggagaggggagatgcTCTGGAGGAAGGAAGGCTCCAGCTTGCCTGGGAGATCCTGTGGGGAGCCGTGGGCCTGGGACGGGGTCCGCAGCTCACCGCTTCACACGGAGCGGGTCTCGCCAACACGCAGCCTGCAGAGCTACGCGGGCCAGCCCGAGCGCGCAGCGCAAAGAGGCAAAATCCTGCCT GGCCCCTCAGCCCCCTGGGGAAGGTTGAGCTGCCCTTTGCCAGCTGCCTGAGGATGATCGTGGGACACAAGCCCTACACCCACCTGCTGTGTGGCTTCCTCTTTGCGTCCCTGGCCTTCCAGGTGCGAGACCTGCCATGGCAGGAGGAGATCTTGGGGGATGAGATGTCCGGGCAAGTTATCCAGACAGGGAACTTGGGACCCCCAGCCAGGAACGTCTCCATGTTGCTTTCCCAGATCACACAGGGGATCTTTGCCTTCTTCTGTACTCATGCCGCAGGACTGGCCGGGAAGTTCCAGCATTTAGTGCTTATCATGTTG GTCACAGCTTCCCTCTCTATTCCCTTTTGGCAGTGGTTTTTGGGgagatttggaaagaaaacagcagcgTCGCTGGGCCTGGCG CTGATCATCCCAGCCCTGGTAGCCATCACCCAGGTGATGCACAACTTCCTCGCCTTCGTCTTCCTGGTGATCGTGGCAGGCTGCAGCATGGCTGTGCTCTACCTTTTACCGTG GTCCATGCTGCCAGATACGGTGGACGACTTCATGCTGAGGAACCCCAGCTGCCTCAACCTGGAGGCTCTCTTCTACTCGTTTTACGTCTTCTTCAACAAGTTTGCAGGTGGCCTTGCCGTGGGGGTATCGACGCTGAGTTTACA ACATCAGGTACAGTGCGGCAG
- the LOC115339145 gene encoding sodium-dependent lysophosphatidylcholine symporter 1-B-like isoform X1, with protein MSAVMLPSGNEDAELHRLTQEGALPQRRVVCRKEKPGLPLCRKVCYAVGGIPYQMTGNALGFFLQIFLLDVVQLEPFHVSLIIFLGRAWDAVTDPAVGFLVSKSPRRKYGKLVPWIACSMPFGVLCYCMMWSTLSDATPTSLKFLWYLLMYSFFQTCMTCHHVPYSSLTMFLGGTQRDRDSATAYRMGMEVFSTLLGSGIQGQIVGSYHARMMNSCYVPNETLPNASTYSLTDSLENIRRAYVFASLVLGSIYCLSCLILIFGVREEPGKVHFDAVWRVPSGSGWRGWGCRGRCEAEGAGHLCGGWFSGCGAQKHNTYLDTETLLSLCWQHPAAAEERGDALEEGRLQLAWEILWGAVGLGRGPQLTASHGAGLANTQPAELRGPARARSAKRQNPAWPLSPLGKVELPFASCLRMIVGHKPYTHLLCGFLFASLAFQVRDLPWQEEILGDEMSGQVIQTGNLGPPARNVSMLLSQITQGIFAFFCTHAAGLAGKFQHLVLIMLVTASLSIPFWQWFLGRFGKKTAASLGLALIIPALVAITQVMHNFLAFVFLVIVAGCSMAVLYLLPWSMLPDTVDDFMLRNPSCLNLEALFYSFYVFFNKFAGGLAVGVSTLSLHFAGYHAGDCTYNHSVILALQLLMAPVPISLLLIAIIIFLLHPIDEERRKQMRMEMEAMGHQVQCGSRE; from the exons ATGTCTGCAGTCATGCTTCCAAGCGGTAACGAAGATGCTGAGCTGCACAGGCTAACCCAAGAAGGAGCTCTCCCACAGAGGAGAGTAGTCTGCAGAAAG GAGAAGCCAGGACTGCCACTCTGCAGAAAGGTTTGCTATGCTGTTGGGGGCATTCCCTACCAGATGACAGGCAACGCCCTTGGGTTTTTCCTCCAAATCTTCCTATTGGATGTTGTGCAG CTGGAGCCATTCCATGTCTCTTTGATCATTTTCCTTGGAAGAGCCTGGGATGCAGTTACTGACCCTGCTGTTGGCTTCCTGGTCAGCAAGAGCCCAAGGAGAAAATATGGCAAGCTGGTCCCATG gaTCGCATGCTCCATGCCATTTGGGGTGCTCTGCTACTGCATGATGTGGTCCACTCTCTCAGATgccacccccacctccctgaAATTCCTGTGGTACCTGTTGATGTACAGCTTCTTCCAGACTTGCATGACT TGCCACCACGTGCCGTACTCTTCCCTGACAATGTTCCTGGGAGGAACACAAAGAGACCGTGACTCGGCCACTGCCTACA GAATGGGGATGGAGGTGTTCAGCACGCTTCTTGGGTCAGGAATCCAGGGGCAGATTGTGGGCAGCTACCATGCCCGCATGATGAACAGCTGTTACGTGCCGAACGAGACCCTGCCCAACGCCAGCACCTACAGCCTCACGGACTCGCTGGAGAACATT CGTAGGGCCTACGTATTTGCATCCCTGGTCCTGGGATCAATCTATTGCCTGTCCTGTCTGATTCTCATCTTTGGAGTCAGGGAAGAGCCTGGTAAGGTCCATTTCGATGCAGTTTGGAGGGTTCCCAGTGGCAGCGGATGGCGAGGATGGGGTTGCAGAGGAAGGTGTgaggcagagggagctgggcaCCTATGTGGGGGATGGTTCTCTGGGTGCGGAGCTCAGAAACACAACACGTACTTGGATACTGAGACCCTCCTCAGTTTGTGCTGGCAGCATCCCGCTGCcgcagaggagaggggagatgcTCTGGAGGAAGGAAGGCTCCAGCTTGCCTGGGAGATCCTGTGGGGAGCCGTGGGCCTGGGACGGGGTCCGCAGCTCACCGCTTCACACGGAGCGGGTCTCGCCAACACGCAGCCTGCAGAGCTACGCGGGCCAGCCCGAGCGCGCAGCGCAAAGAGGCAAAATCCTGCCT GGCCCCTCAGCCCCCTGGGGAAGGTTGAGCTGCCCTTTGCCAGCTGCCTGAGGATGATCGTGGGACACAAGCCCTACACCCACCTGCTGTGTGGCTTCCTCTTTGCGTCCCTGGCCTTCCAGGTGCGAGACCTGCCATGGCAGGAGGAGATCTTGGGGGATGAGATGTCCGGGCAAGTTATCCAGACAGGGAACTTGGGACCCCCAGCCAGGAACGTCTCCATGTTGCTTTCCCAGATCACACAGGGGATCTTTGCCTTCTTCTGTACTCATGCCGCAGGACTGGCCGGGAAGTTCCAGCATTTAGTGCTTATCATGTTG GTCACAGCTTCCCTCTCTATTCCCTTTTGGCAGTGGTTTTTGGGgagatttggaaagaaaacagcagcgTCGCTGGGCCTGGCG CTGATCATCCCAGCCCTGGTAGCCATCACCCAGGTGATGCACAACTTCCTCGCCTTCGTCTTCCTGGTGATCGTGGCAGGCTGCAGCATGGCTGTGCTCTACCTTTTACCGTG GTCCATGCTGCCAGATACGGTGGACGACTTCATGCTGAGGAACCCCAGCTGCCTCAACCTGGAGGCTCTCTTCTACTCGTTTTACGTCTTCTTCAACAAGTTTGCAGGTGGCCTTGCCGTGGGGGTATCGACGCTGAGTTTACA TTTTGCAGGTTACCATGCTGGAGACTGTACCTACAACCACTCCGTCATCCTCGCTCTGCAGCTTCTTATGGCCCCGGTCCCAATAAGCCTGCTGCTCATTGCCATAatcatcttcctcctccatcccattgatgaggagaggaggaagcagatGAGGATGGAGATGGAGGCAATGGG ACATCAGGTACAGTGCGGCAG
- the LOC115339145 gene encoding sodium-dependent lysophosphatidylcholine symporter 1-B-like isoform X2: protein MSAVMLPSGNEDAELHRLTQEGALPQRRVVCRKEKPGLPLCRKVCYAVGGIPYQMTGNALGFFLQIFLLDVVQLEPFHVSLIIFLGRAWDAVTDPAVGFLVSKSPRRKYGKLVPWIACSMPFGVLCYCMMWSTLSDATPTSLKFLWYLLMYSFFQTCMTCHHVPYSSLTMFLGGTQRDRDSATAYRMGMEVFSTLLGSGIQGQIVGSYHARMMNSCYVPNETLPNASTYSLTDSLENIRRAYVFASLVLGSIYCLSCLILIFGVREEPGKVHFDAVWRVPSGSGWRGWGCRGRCEAEGAGHLCGGWFSGCGAQKHNTYLDTETLLSLCWQHPAAAEERGDALEEGRLQLAWEILWGAVGLGRGPQLTASHGAGLANTQPAELRGPARARSAKRQNPAWPLSPLGKVELPFASCLRMIVGHKPYTHLLCGFLFASLAFQITQGIFAFFCTHAAGLAGKFQHLVLIMLVTASLSIPFWQWFLGRFGKKTAASLGLALIIPALVAITQVMHNFLAFVFLVIVAGCSMAVLYLLPWSMLPDTVDDFMLRNPSCLNLEALFYSFYVFFNKFAGGLAVGVSTLSLHFAGYHAGDCTYNHSVILALQLLMAPVPISLLLIAIIIFLLHPIDEERRKQMRMEMEAMGHQVQCGSRE, encoded by the exons ATGTCTGCAGTCATGCTTCCAAGCGGTAACGAAGATGCTGAGCTGCACAGGCTAACCCAAGAAGGAGCTCTCCCACAGAGGAGAGTAGTCTGCAGAAAG GAGAAGCCAGGACTGCCACTCTGCAGAAAGGTTTGCTATGCTGTTGGGGGCATTCCCTACCAGATGACAGGCAACGCCCTTGGGTTTTTCCTCCAAATCTTCCTATTGGATGTTGTGCAG CTGGAGCCATTCCATGTCTCTTTGATCATTTTCCTTGGAAGAGCCTGGGATGCAGTTACTGACCCTGCTGTTGGCTTCCTGGTCAGCAAGAGCCCAAGGAGAAAATATGGCAAGCTGGTCCCATG gaTCGCATGCTCCATGCCATTTGGGGTGCTCTGCTACTGCATGATGTGGTCCACTCTCTCAGATgccacccccacctccctgaAATTCCTGTGGTACCTGTTGATGTACAGCTTCTTCCAGACTTGCATGACT TGCCACCACGTGCCGTACTCTTCCCTGACAATGTTCCTGGGAGGAACACAAAGAGACCGTGACTCGGCCACTGCCTACA GAATGGGGATGGAGGTGTTCAGCACGCTTCTTGGGTCAGGAATCCAGGGGCAGATTGTGGGCAGCTACCATGCCCGCATGATGAACAGCTGTTACGTGCCGAACGAGACCCTGCCCAACGCCAGCACCTACAGCCTCACGGACTCGCTGGAGAACATT CGTAGGGCCTACGTATTTGCATCCCTGGTCCTGGGATCAATCTATTGCCTGTCCTGTCTGATTCTCATCTTTGGAGTCAGGGAAGAGCCTGGTAAGGTCCATTTCGATGCAGTTTGGAGGGTTCCCAGTGGCAGCGGATGGCGAGGATGGGGTTGCAGAGGAAGGTGTgaggcagagggagctgggcaCCTATGTGGGGGATGGTTCTCTGGGTGCGGAGCTCAGAAACACAACACGTACTTGGATACTGAGACCCTCCTCAGTTTGTGCTGGCAGCATCCCGCTGCcgcagaggagaggggagatgcTCTGGAGGAAGGAAGGCTCCAGCTTGCCTGGGAGATCCTGTGGGGAGCCGTGGGCCTGGGACGGGGTCCGCAGCTCACCGCTTCACACGGAGCGGGTCTCGCCAACACGCAGCCTGCAGAGCTACGCGGGCCAGCCCGAGCGCGCAGCGCAAAGAGGCAAAATCCTGCCT GGCCCCTCAGCCCCCTGGGGAAGGTTGAGCTGCCCTTTGCCAGCTGCCTGAGGATGATCGTGGGACACAAGCCCTACACCCACCTGCTGTGTGGCTTCCTCTTTGCGTCCCTGGCCTTCCAG ATCACACAGGGGATCTTTGCCTTCTTCTGTACTCATGCCGCAGGACTGGCCGGGAAGTTCCAGCATTTAGTGCTTATCATGTTG GTCACAGCTTCCCTCTCTATTCCCTTTTGGCAGTGGTTTTTGGGgagatttggaaagaaaacagcagcgTCGCTGGGCCTGGCG CTGATCATCCCAGCCCTGGTAGCCATCACCCAGGTGATGCACAACTTCCTCGCCTTCGTCTTCCTGGTGATCGTGGCAGGCTGCAGCATGGCTGTGCTCTACCTTTTACCGTG GTCCATGCTGCCAGATACGGTGGACGACTTCATGCTGAGGAACCCCAGCTGCCTCAACCTGGAGGCTCTCTTCTACTCGTTTTACGTCTTCTTCAACAAGTTTGCAGGTGGCCTTGCCGTGGGGGTATCGACGCTGAGTTTACA TTTTGCAGGTTACCATGCTGGAGACTGTACCTACAACCACTCCGTCATCCTCGCTCTGCAGCTTCTTATGGCCCCGGTCCCAATAAGCCTGCTGCTCATTGCCATAatcatcttcctcctccatcccattgatgaggagaggaggaagcagatGAGGATGGAGATGGAGGCAATGGG ACATCAGGTACAGTGCGGCAG